The DNA sequence CGCAGCGGTGACGGACGCCGATTTCGCCGAGCTCCGACGGCACTTCGACGAGGTGCAGATCATCGAGCTCGTCGGCGTGGTGGCGCTCTTCGGATTCCTCAACCGCTGGAACGCGACCCTGGCGACCGAGCTCGAAGGCCCACCGCGCGCCTTTGCCGAAGAACGCCTGGCACCCTTCGGCTGGGACCCGGGGCAGCACACCGCGGACAGCGGCCAGACGGAGGACTGATGGTGGCGATGCGAGCGATGGTCGCGACACACCGGCGCAGAGAAGGCAGAGATCCACAACGCCCTGCGCAGCGGTCGCTGGCGCATTCCCGTCACCCGGGTCTTCGAGCTCGAGGCAACCGCCGAGGCCCACCGGGCCTCCGAAAGCCGCGAGCTCTTCGGCAAGGCCCTGATCCGAGTCGGAGGAGACCTGTGATGCAGCCTTCACCCATACCCCGCACGCTGCGAGCTTTGGCATCGATCACGGCCCTCGCCATCGCGTCATCGGCGGCGGCGCAGGAGGCTTACGATGGGGCCTACTTCAAGCGCGTCAACTTGGTGGTCGCGGACATCGATCGGGCGTTGACGATCTATCGCGACATCCTTGGCTTCGATCTGGATCGCATCTCCGAATCCTCGCCGGACTCCTACTCTTACCCGGTGTTTCGGTTCGATCCGTCGGCCAAGCTGCGCTTCGCCACCCTGAGCGCCGGATCGGAGCAGGTCCGCACGCTGGCCCTGACCGAGGTCCGCGGCATGGAACTGCCGCGACCTGGCGTGCCGTTCCAGACCGCGTCGGTGATTCGCTCGGCCGATATCGATGAGGATTTCCTCCGGATCGAAGCGCTGGGACTCGAGACGACCGAGCCCAAATTCGTCGACGGTCGAGAATTCGACTTCCACGAACGAGCGTTCGTCGATTTCGACGGCCACTTGAGATCGTCGGCGAAGAGCTCGGCGCCCGGGAGATCGTCCGGAAGGCGATCGAAGCCGCTGGCGGCGATGCCTGGCGAAGACCCACGACCTTGCGATTGAGCGGGACGGCGACGCTCTATGAACAGGGCAAGTCTGATCAGGTCACCCTTGCCGATCGCTACGACATGTGGCGGGTCTTCCCGCGAGCGTCTGCCGAGGCCCATCGCGCCAACGGCAAGGTGCGCTTCGATGCCTTTGCCGGCGACCGAGCCATCTTCCAGATCAGTTACGACGGTGAGCACACCTACGATCAAAACGGCCGGGTGCCGCCGGAGAAAGCACAGCGCGATTGGTCGGCGGCCTTCGGCTTTGGCATCTTCCGTTTCGCCCTCGACGAGGGCTTCACCGTCGAGCGCCTGGCCGACGATCAGATCGAAGGGCACGAGTGCTACTTCGTGCGGGTCACCGATCCGGCGGATTCGCAGACCCTCTTCGCGGTCGATCGCCAAGACTTCAGCATCCGCATGGTCGGCTTCGAGACACCGCGCGGCTGGCACCACCGGCTGTACTCGGAGTTCGCCTGGCACGAGTCGCCGCGTTTCCGCCAGCCGACCCGCGTCCGGCTCTACTACGACGGCGTCAAGACCAACGACATCCGCTGGCAGCGCTTCACTGTCGATGAGCCGATCGACGACGAGGTCTTCGTGCTGGCACCCACGGAGTAGAGCTCTTCAAGACGGTAGAGCTCTTCAAGACGGTAGAGCTCTTCAAGACGGTAGAGCTCTTCAAGACGGTAGAGCTCTTCAAGACGGTAGAGCTTTTCAAGACGGTAGAGATTGCAGGACATACTCGAGGTCGAATTCTTGCCAAACATAGCGCACCAGCAGGTTGTCCTTACCGGTGACCCAGATGTCCGAAGGCGGCACGTCGAGCACGTCGGAGGCCACCCGGAAATGGCGCGCGGCAAAGCGCCCGGCCGGCACCTCTATCTCCTCTTCGCCGAGCAACTGGACGCGCAGCGGCTCGACGCGCCCTAAGGGTCCATCGGTGCCGTCCCAACGGGTCGAGGTGTTGTAGACCGTCAGCACTTGCTCGCCACCGGCGTCGGAATCGTAGGCCCAGAACGTCCAGCCATCGAGCATCACGGCGTGGGTCATGATGTGGAATCGCGGCGGGATCGCCACCACCTGCTGCGATCGGCCGTTCGCCTCGCCGTCGGTGACGACGCGCAGGCGATCGCCATCGGTGGCGAAGTAGCCGCTGCCGATGCGGCGCTCACCGACCTGCAAGCGAACGAAGACATCGACCGGCCGCGAATCCGTACCGACCGTGTAGGTGACGTCACGCACGAAGCGAGAATCGTCGGTCATCGCCAAACAGCGCAGGGTGCGGCTGCCGTCGCGGTTACAGGTCAGGGTCCAATCTTCCCGACCGCGTTCGACGCCGGTCGACAGCTTGCGATAGACCAGACGGCCTTGCAGGATTTCGAGCTCACTCATGGGTTCGGGTTCCGCTTTACATTGTCTGGCGCTTTACATTGTCTTAGGTCTAATACATTATAAGCGCGATCGAGACCGAGCGGCGCCCAAACAACCAACAGATCTTGACCAGGAGCTTCTGATGCAAGCCATACGAGTCGACGAAGCCGGATCGTTCGATGCCCTACAACTCGTCGAGATCGACCGACCCGAACCTGGGCCCGGTCAGGTGCAAATCCGCACGGCGGCCATCTCGGTCAATTTTGCCGACACCATGGTGCGACGCGGGATCTATCCCGGCATGCCGCCTTTTCCAGTCATCCCCGGTCTCGAAGCGAGCGGTACCGTGGCGGCGGTCGGCGAGGGGGTCACTTCGGTGCAAGCGGGGCAGCGTGTGGTCGGCTTTGGCGGCTCCTGCTACGCTGAGCTCGTGACCCTGCCGGAGACCTCGGTCACCCCCATCCCCGATGGGGTCGATTTTGCCGCTGCCGCCGCTTTGCCGGTGATCTACCTCACCGCGCACCACATGCTGCACAGCATGGCCAAGCTGGAGCGCGGCGCCACGGTGCTGGTGCGGGCCGCGGCCGGCGGCGTCGGCACCGCGGCCGGACAGCTCTGCCGCCAGGCTGGCATCCGAGCCATCGGCACCACCAGCAGCCCCGAGAAGGTCGAGTACGCGCTGCGGCATGGCTACGACGAAGTGATCAACTACAACGAAGAGAACGTCGTCGAGCGGGTGCAGGGGCTGACCGATGGCCGTGGGGTCGACGTGGTACTCGACGCGGTCGGCGGTGAGAGCTTCGCCTCGGGCTTCGAGATGTTGGCGCCCATGGGGCAGATCATCTGGTTCGGTATGGCCGGTGGCCCACCCCAGGCCGATATCGGCCAGAAGATTCTCGAGCATGCCGGGCGGTCCGCCGGGGTCCGTTTCTTTGTCCTCTACAGCGTGCCACCGGCAGAATTCGCCAGCTCCTTGCAGCAGCTGCTCGGACATGTCGAGAAGGGGGAGATCAGCCCTCAGATCCACACCACCTTGCCGTTGGCCGAGGCCGGCCGGGCGCACGAGCTACTCGAGGGCAAGGCGGTGATGGGCAAGGTCGTGCTCGTGCCTTGACTGGGCCGCGGCTGGGGTAGCGCTGCGCCCCGTCGCGCCATACACTCGTGCGATGCGATTTCGTGAAGTCATCGAGGGGCTGGGGGAGACGATCGAGCTCGACCGAGCCGCCCTTCTCCTTGCCGGCCTGGAATACCCGGACCTGGACGTCGATCCCTGGCTACAACGTCTCGACGAGATGGGGGCAGAGGTGGCGCGCCGGATCTCGGGTGTCAGCGGCGACTACGAGCGGCTCGAAGCCCTGACCCGTTTTCTCTATCGCGACGTCGGCCTGCGTGGTAACACCGACGACTACTACGATCCGCGCAACAGCTTCCTGAACGACGTGCTCGAACGTAAGTTGGGGATCCCGATCAGCTTGGCAGTGATCCTGATCGAGGTCGGGCGGCGGGCCGAGATTCCCTTGTTGGGCGTCGCTTTGCCCGGTCACTTCGTGGTCCGCCATGTGCGCCATACCGAGCTCTTGCTGAATCCTTTCGACGAAGGACGGATCCTGACTCGGGTCGAGTGTGCCGACATCGTGAGCCGGGTCCTGCGGACTGAAGTCCCCTTGAGTCCTCAGATGCTGCGTCCGGTCGGTCCGCGAGAGGTGCTGGCCCGCATGCACCACAACTTGCGCGCCATCTATCTCCAGAAGCAGGATTTGCGCCGGTTGAAACGCGTCATCGAGCGGCTCGTCTTGCTCGAGCCCGAGGACTTGAACCATTGGCGCGATCGTGGCGTCTTTCGGATCCATGCCGGCGATGCCGAGGGTCTGGAAGATCTGGAGCATTATCTGGAGCAGGCGGACGAAGTGTCCGATCGCGAGGAGGTCGAGAAGCTCCTAACCGAGGCGCGCCGCAAGCTGGCGGCGGTTCATTAGCCGGCGAGCTCTCGCAGCTCGAAACGGACTCCGCCCGGTGCCACGGCACTGACTGCCCGGCCGGCCTCGACCAGCGTGACCGCACCGAAGTCCGCTCCGGTCAGCACCGCCTGCGCTCGATCGAGATCGGCGACATCGAAGCCGGGGCCCTGTAGCCCCGCCGCCAGCGGCCAGTTCGGCAGCTCGTCGCCGGGATCCTCGAAGAACTCGAGCAGCTCCAGTCGTGCCGGGTTGGAGGCTTCGTCACACAAGAGGATGAAGCGCACCGGGACGTTGGGCCGCGGCAGGCCCATCAGGCGGGAGATGATCGGGCCTTCGATCTTGGCGTCGATCAGGGTCGTGAGGCCGGACGGACCGGTCCAGAAGGGCAGAGCAGCTTCGGCGTCGCGGACCGACATCACGATGCTGTGGACCTCGGAGTGCAGCCGATCGTGATCGTGGTCGAGCACACTGGGACGCAGCTTGTTGACCTGCAGAAAGACGACCACCAGGTGATCGGGGCCGATAACCTCGACCTCTTTGATCTCCAGCGGACCGAGGTCGTACTCCACCAGCTCACCGAGCTCGGCACCCGCCGCCTCGGCGATCTCCAGGCTGCGATGGATGTCGCGCGTGTAGAGATCGATGGCCACCGGTCGCGCGTCGTAGGGCCCTGCGCTACGCGGTGGGTGCGGCGTTGCGACGAGGCGGACTCGCCCCTGCCGCGCTCCGGGAACGTCTAGCTCCTGCACCTCTACCGGTTGGTCGAGGCCGTAGAGTGCCGTGGCGGCGGCCGCGCTGAGCGTGCTAGAGGAGGCGCTCATGAAGCCGAAGTAGCCGAGAAAACGCGCGCTTTTCGCCAGATCGGAGGCACCGATGACGACGTAGCTGGGGCTGGCGAGGGATTCTGACATCAGGCTGCCTCGATGAGCTCGATCAACTCGCCGGCTGCGCCGCGGCAAACGGCATAGGGGCGACCGGCGTAAGGCGGCTCGAGGCGCGTCCCGGCGGGCGTGAATTCCAGTGCTGCCAGGTTATCGACGCTGAAGGAGATCATTGCGATGGCGGGTGGCAGCATGCCTTCGAGGCTCGGTCTCGGCGTCGCCTCGGACGGATACTGATCGATCTCGACATTGACTCGTCTCCCGACTCGGGTTGTGAGTAGGCGATGCCGGCGATCGGGCTCAAAGCCGAAGGCCTGGTTGATCATGGTGTAGGGAACCTCGTAGACAGTGTCGATCTCGAAGCGCAGCCGGTCGCGGTAGAAGTCACGCGCCGCCGAAAGATCGGCGGCGCCGAGGATGACGATGAACAGGTGGTCGACCGGGCTGCGAGCGCGCGGCAGATCGACGGTCGGGAGGTCGTCGCGCACCTCGTTGAGGTAGATCACCTCACCGGCTGCCCCGGCGATCTGCATGGGGTAGAAGGCAGCGAGATTCTCGAGCAGCCGCGGCTTGCCGAGGATCTCGAGCTCACTGTGCCGCAAGCGGGCACAGAGCGCATCGGCGTCGGTGACGGTGAGCTCTAGGGCGGCCCATCCCAAGGTGCGGCGTGGAGCGCAGTCCGCAGGAGCGCTACCTTCTACCAAGCGTATAAAGACATCGGCACCGCTCGCCGGGCGCAGCAGCACGTAGTCCTGGCCGGCCTGGCTCGGCGCGCCCCAGGTGGTCGCCAAGGTGGTATCGATCGCCCCCCGATCCGCCACGGTGTACTCCAGGTGCCGGGTCCAGGCGTGTTCCGTCGCCGCCAGGTCCGTAGCGGTGATCGTCGCGGCCTCGATGCGCCCGTGGGTCGACACTACCTCTGCGGCTCCACTATCTCCTTCGGAAGCTCGATCAATTCGACCAGGAAGCCATTGGGTGCCAGCACGGTCAGGGCCCGATGCGCACCGAGTAACGGACTGTCGTAATCGACGGGACCACCGACGACTTCGACACCGGCCTTGGCGATTCGGCGCTCGATCTCGGCCAGGTCGCGCACCGGAAAGGTCCACGCCGTCAGCCCGCGGTTCGGGGGTCGGGGAGCGACGCCTGAGGACGGCAAAGCACCGTCGCGAAAGTCGATGAACAGCAGGTGGCCGTGGCTCGCGCCGGGGGCATAGACGATGGAGAAGCGGAAGACAGTGCCGTCGGGCACCGCCAGGGCGCCCTTCGAGCCGTGGCTCTTCCACTCGCGATCGCTGCGCAGCTCCATCCCGAGGACGTCGGTGTAGAAGGCCAGGACGTCGTCGGAC is a window from the Acidobacteriota bacterium genome containing:
- a CDS encoding carboxymuconolactone decarboxylase family protein; amino-acid sequence: AAVTDADFAELRRHFDEVQIIELVGVVALFGFLNRWNATLATELEGPPRAFAEERLAPFGWDPGQHTADSGQTED
- a CDS encoding VOC family protein, which encodes MQPSPIPRTLRALASITALAIASSAAAQEAYDGAYFKRVNLVVADIDRALTIYRDILGFDLDRISESSPDSYSYPVFRFDPSAKLRFATLSAGSEQVRTLALTEVRGMELPRPGVPFQTASVIRSADIDEDFLRIEALGLETTEPKFVDGREFDFHERAFVDFDGHLRSSAKSSAPGRSSGRRSKPLAAMPGEDPRPCD
- a CDS encoding zinc-binding dehydrogenase, with translation MQAIRVDEAGSFDALQLVEIDRPEPGPGQVQIRTAAISVNFADTMVRRGIYPGMPPFPVIPGLEASGTVAAVGEGVTSVQAGQRVVGFGGSCYAELVTLPETSVTPIPDGVDFAAAAALPVIYLTAHHMLHSMAKLERGATVLVRAAAGGVGTAAGQLCRQAGIRAIGTTSSPEKVEYALRHGYDEVINYNEENVVERVQGLTDGRGVDVVLDAVGGESFASGFEMLAPMGQIIWFGMAGGPPQADIGQKILEHAGRSAGVRFFVLYSVPPAEFASSLQQLLGHVEKGEISPQIHTTLPLAEAGRAHELLEGKAVMGKVVLVP
- a CDS encoding transglutaminase-like domain-containing protein; protein product: MRFREVIEGLGETIELDRAALLLAGLEYPDLDVDPWLQRLDEMGAEVARRISGVSGDYERLEALTRFLYRDVGLRGNTDDYYDPRNSFLNDVLERKLGIPISLAVILIEVGRRAEIPLLGVALPGHFVVRHVRHTELLLNPFDEGRILTRVECADIVSRVLRTEVPLSPQMLRPVGPREVLARMHHNLRAIYLQKQDLRRLKRVIERLVLLEPEDLNHWRDRGVFRIHAGDAEGLEDLEHYLEQADEVSDREEVEKLLTEARRKLAAVH